The following are encoded in a window of Cryobacterium sp. CG_9.6 genomic DNA:
- a CDS encoding LacI family DNA-binding transcriptional regulator has translation MVTVPRRRKRATIHDVAAEAGVSRGTVSRVVNNERYVSAEARSAIEAAIEKVGYVPNTAARNLVMQRSQAVGLLVHEPHSLFLEDPNIGEILLGANTALSRADYQMVSLVIESDRDTERVARYLSGGFVDGIVVISAREQDPITRVIERLDLPAAFVGHPLDLVDLPYVSINNTLAARAITERLMKTGRRRIGMIVAALDRDSGIDRLAGFTAALGDRFDPALVASVPLYTYADGQAGMRMLLERDPLIDGVFAASDAIAAGALNALREAGRSVPGDVGIVGFDDSAWAVRCQPLLSTVRQPANKLGERAAESVLSQLRGEAPELGGILLETEIVWRDSA, from the coding sequence ATGGTTACCGTTCCGAGGCGACGCAAACGCGCGACGATCCACGATGTCGCTGCTGAAGCCGGCGTCTCCCGCGGCACGGTCAGTCGGGTCGTGAACAACGAGCGCTATGTGTCGGCCGAAGCCCGCAGCGCCATTGAGGCCGCTATCGAAAAGGTTGGCTACGTTCCCAACACCGCGGCACGCAACCTGGTGATGCAGCGCTCACAGGCCGTGGGCCTGCTCGTGCACGAGCCACACTCGCTTTTTCTCGAGGACCCGAATATCGGTGAGATCCTTCTCGGCGCCAACACCGCACTCTCCCGTGCGGACTACCAGATGGTGAGCCTGGTGATTGAGTCCGATCGGGACACCGAACGGGTGGCCCGATACCTCAGTGGCGGATTTGTGGACGGCATTGTCGTCATCTCCGCTCGGGAGCAGGACCCGATCACCCGCGTCATCGAACGGTTGGATCTGCCCGCGGCCTTCGTGGGGCATCCGCTGGACCTGGTGGACCTCCCCTACGTGAGCATCAACAACACCCTGGCTGCCCGCGCGATCACTGAACGCCTCATGAAGACGGGACGACGGCGCATCGGCATGATCGTTGCCGCACTGGATCGCGACTCGGGTATCGACCGTCTGGCGGGGTTCACGGCGGCGCTCGGTGACCGCTTCGACCCGGCACTGGTGGCTTCGGTCCCCCTGTACACCTACGCCGACGGGCAGGCCGGGATGCGAATGCTGCTCGAACGGGACCCCCTCATCGACGGTGTCTTTGCGGCGTCCGACGCTATTGCCGCGGGCGCGCTGAACGCGCTGCGCGAGGCCGGCCGCAGCGTGCCCGGTGACGTGGGAATTGTGGGCTTTGACGACAGCGCCTGGGCTGTGCGCTGCCAGCCCCTGCTCTCCACCGTGCGCCAGCCCGCCAACAAGCTGGGTGAGCGCGCCGCAGAATCGGTGCTCAGCCAGCTGCGCGGTGAGGCCCCCGAGCTTGGTGGGATTCTGCTGGAGACCGAAATCGTCTGGCGCGATTCGGCCTAA
- a CDS encoding DEAD/DEAH box helicase, with amino-acid sequence MSLLTSLPNVTDPDVLFEAFENWATEQGLSLYPAQEEAVIEIVSGANLILSTPTGTGKSLVAVGAHFAALSAGKRSFYTAPIKALVSEKFFSLVETFGAENVGMMTGDSSVNADAPIICCTAEILANLALRHGEDTEVDQVVMDEFHFYGDPERGWAWQVPLLLLPRVQFILMSATLGDVRFIAEDLSKRTGRDTAIVTGVERPVPLNFYYETTPVHETVEDLLHTQKAPVYIVHFSQAAALERAQALASAKVATREQRDEIAELIGEFRFTTSFGKTLSRLIRMGIGVHHAGMLPKYRRLVEQLAQRGMLRVICGTDTLGVGINVPIRTVLFTALTKYDGVKMRQVLVREFHQIAGRAGRAGYDTAGTVVIQAPDHESENLKAIEKAGDDPKKKRKIVRKKAPDGFVSWGEPSFRRLVDAEPETLSSSMQMTAAMLINVIGRGGDAFAHVHSLVFDNHEPWKRQLVLAKRALGIYKTLREAGIVEQTARGLDGLEPSIRLMIDLQANFALNQPLSPFALAAFELLDPDPAVGPGPGTGNYALDMISILEATLDDPRPVLMGQQFAARGEAVNAMKREGIEYDERMALLEEITWPKPLEELLNYTFETYKASQPWIADFELRPKSVVRDMYERAMSFGEFIAFYKLARSEGVVLRYLSDAYRAARQTIPDEAKNEDLLDLIEWLGELVRQVDSSLLDEWEELLHPDPVEHESEAHALMPPTPKRLTMNVRAFRILVRNELFRRVQLAALEHYDELGDLDKEHGFTADVWGDSLDAYFDEHDEILTGAPARSSDLLMIETTATSWTVRQILDDPAGDHDWGISAEIDLEASDELGEAVVRVTGVNRL; translated from the coding sequence ATGTCACTTCTCACGAGTCTCCCCAACGTAACCGACCCCGACGTTCTCTTCGAGGCGTTCGAAAACTGGGCGACCGAGCAGGGGCTCTCGCTCTACCCGGCTCAGGAAGAGGCGGTCATCGAGATCGTGTCGGGTGCCAACCTCATCCTCAGTACCCCCACGGGCACTGGCAAGTCGCTCGTGGCGGTCGGAGCGCACTTCGCCGCGCTGTCCGCGGGTAAGCGCAGCTTCTACACGGCCCCGATCAAGGCGCTGGTGAGCGAGAAGTTCTTCTCGCTGGTGGAGACCTTCGGTGCCGAAAACGTGGGCATGATGACGGGCGACTCGTCCGTGAATGCGGATGCCCCCATCATCTGCTGTACCGCTGAAATTCTGGCGAACCTCGCGCTGCGTCACGGCGAGGACACCGAGGTCGATCAGGTGGTGATGGATGAGTTCCACTTCTATGGCGACCCGGAACGTGGCTGGGCGTGGCAGGTGCCGCTGCTCCTGCTGCCGCGCGTGCAGTTCATCCTCATGTCGGCCACGCTCGGTGACGTGCGGTTCATTGCCGAAGACCTGTCGAAGCGCACCGGGCGGGACACCGCGATCGTCACCGGTGTGGAGCGCCCGGTACCGCTCAACTTCTACTACGAGACCACTCCCGTGCATGAGACGGTCGAAGACCTGCTGCACACGCAGAAGGCGCCGGTCTACATTGTGCACTTCTCGCAGGCTGCCGCGCTGGAGCGAGCGCAGGCGCTCGCAAGCGCCAAGGTGGCCACCCGGGAGCAGCGCGACGAGATAGCCGAACTCATTGGTGAGTTCCGCTTCACGACCAGTTTCGGCAAAACCCTGTCGCGCCTCATTCGCATGGGGATCGGCGTGCACCACGCCGGAATGCTGCCCAAGTATCGGCGCCTCGTGGAACAGCTCGCACAGCGCGGCATGCTGCGGGTCATTTGTGGAACCGACACCCTCGGCGTGGGCATCAACGTGCCTATTCGCACGGTGCTGTTCACGGCGCTCACGAAGTATGACGGCGTGAAGATGCGCCAGGTGCTCGTGCGGGAATTCCACCAGATCGCCGGGCGTGCCGGACGCGCGGGCTATGACACCGCCGGCACCGTGGTGATTCAGGCACCCGACCACGAGTCGGAGAACCTGAAGGCCATCGAGAAGGCGGGGGACGACCCGAAGAAGAAGCGCAAGATCGTGCGCAAGAAGGCGCCGGACGGCTTCGTCTCCTGGGGCGAACCGTCATTCCGCCGCTTGGTGGACGCCGAGCCGGAGACCTTGAGCTCGAGCATGCAGATGACCGCCGCAATGCTCATCAATGTGATCGGGCGTGGCGGGGACGCCTTCGCCCACGTGCACTCCCTCGTCTTTGATAATCACGAGCCGTGGAAGCGCCAGCTGGTGCTCGCCAAGCGTGCCCTCGGCATCTACAAGACGCTGCGGGAAGCCGGGATTGTGGAGCAAACCGCGCGAGGTCTCGACGGGCTCGAGCCAAGCATCCGCCTCATGATCGATCTACAGGCCAACTTCGCTCTCAACCAACCGCTGTCCCCGTTTGCGCTCGCCGCCTTCGAGCTGCTCGACCCGGATCCGGCCGTGGGTCCCGGCCCCGGAACCGGCAACTATGCCCTTGACATGATCTCCATTCTGGAGGCGACGCTCGACGACCCGCGGCCCGTGCTCATGGGCCAGCAATTCGCCGCGCGGGGCGAGGCCGTGAACGCCATGAAGCGCGAGGGGATTGAATATGACGAGCGGATGGCGCTGCTCGAGGAAATCACCTGGCCCAAGCCGCTCGAAGAGCTGTTGAACTACACGTTTGAGACCTACAAGGCGTCGCAGCCCTGGATCGCCGACTTCGAGTTGCGGCCCAAATCCGTGGTGCGCGACATGTACGAGCGGGCAATGTCGTTTGGGGAGTTCATCGCCTTCTACAAGCTCGCGCGGAGCGAGGGTGTGGTGCTGCGATACCTGTCGGACGCGTACCGCGCGGCCCGGCAGACCATCCCCGACGAGGCCAAGAATGAAGACCTGCTTGATCTGATCGAATGGCTGGGCGAACTGGTGCGCCAGGTGGATTCGAGCCTGCTCGACGAGTGGGAAGAACTGCTGCACCCGGACCCGGTGGAGCATGAGTCTGAGGCGCATGCACTCATGCCGCCCACGCCCAAGCGGCTCACGATGAACGTGCGGGCCTTCCGCATTCTCGTGCGCAACGAACTCTTTCGCCGCGTGCAGTTGGCTGCCCTCGAGCACTACGACGAGCTCGGCGACCTTGACAAGGAGCACGGGTTCACGGCCGACGTGTGGGGTGACTCGCTGGACGCGTACTTCGACGAGCACGATGAGATTCTCACCGGTGCCCCGGCGCGCAGCTCCGACCTGCTCATGATCGAGACCACGGCAACGAGCTGGACCGTGCGCCAGATTCTCGACGATCCGGCCGGTGACCACGACTGGGGAATCAGCGCGGAGATTGATCTGGAAGCATCAGACGAGCTGGGAGAAGCCGTCGTGCGCGTGACCGGCGTCAATCGCCTGTAA
- a CDS encoding molybdopterin-dependent oxidoreductase codes for MSSSDESTYAVPTAAPTTVAQRPNSLAALWRPAVAGVAAAIAALGVAELVAAVLAPTASPVLSVGALIIDLVPAAVKDLVISLFGTADKIVLIISIGLVVVVLAAVAGIVEYRRPPWGRLIVVAAAGLALVAALTRSESAVFDAVPSIAAAGVGAFVLAVLTRRLSNRPVGEGTLDRRGFLALTGASAGVGILALIGGQLLLAGTRATDAARALFTLPPASVPGVPIAAGASFDVAGLSPIITPNADFYRIDTALQVPRIDPSTWTLRITGMVENEIEISFAELLALPLEESTTTLACVSNYVGGDLIGNAVWLGYPIRALLARAVPTGDADMVLSRSSDGFTAGTPLEALTDDRNAILAVGMNGDPLPLEHGYPVRMVVPGLYGYVSATKWVVELTVTRFDQEQGYWTPRGWSELGPVKLSSRIDVPRAGVQVEAGQVVVAGVAWSQYVGVSRVQVQIDGGEWNDATLADAISADTWRQWMFTWPAAAGAHSITVRATDAEGLVQTSVTRAVAPDGATGLHEVSVNVT; via the coding sequence ATGTCCAGCAGTGATGAGTCAACGTACGCCGTGCCCACCGCCGCGCCCACCACCGTGGCTCAGCGCCCGAACAGCCTGGCCGCTCTCTGGCGTCCGGCGGTTGCCGGCGTGGCCGCGGCGATCGCGGCCCTCGGAGTCGCCGAGCTGGTGGCCGCTGTTCTGGCTCCCACGGCAAGTCCGGTGCTCTCCGTTGGCGCCCTCATCATCGACCTCGTGCCGGCGGCTGTCAAAGACCTCGTGATTTCCCTCTTTGGCACGGCCGACAAGATTGTGCTCATCATCAGCATCGGTCTCGTCGTGGTCGTGCTGGCCGCCGTAGCCGGAATTGTTGAATACCGCCGACCCCCGTGGGGGCGACTGATCGTGGTTGCCGCCGCCGGCCTCGCACTCGTCGCTGCCCTCACCCGCTCCGAGTCCGCGGTCTTCGACGCCGTCCCCTCGATCGCGGCCGCCGGCGTGGGCGCCTTCGTGCTCGCCGTTCTCACGCGTCGGCTCAGCAACCGGCCGGTCGGAGAGGGCACCCTCGATCGCCGTGGCTTCCTCGCCCTCACCGGTGCCAGCGCCGGCGTCGGAATCCTCGCGCTCATCGGTGGCCAGCTCCTTCTGGCCGGAACTCGGGCAACGGATGCCGCGCGCGCGCTCTTCACGCTGCCTCCGGCATCCGTTCCCGGCGTTCCGATTGCGGCCGGGGCATCGTTTGACGTTGCGGGACTCTCGCCGATCATCACGCCCAACGCCGATTTTTATCGCATTGATACCGCCCTGCAGGTGCCCCGGATCGACCCGAGCACCTGGACCCTCCGCATTACCGGCATGGTGGAGAACGAAATCGAGATTTCCTTCGCCGAGCTGCTCGCCCTGCCGCTGGAGGAGAGCACCACGACGCTTGCCTGCGTGTCCAACTATGTGGGCGGTGACCTGATCGGGAACGCCGTGTGGCTCGGCTACCCGATTCGTGCTCTGCTCGCCCGGGCCGTACCTACGGGCGATGCGGACATGGTGCTCTCGCGCAGCTCCGATGGCTTCACCGCCGGAACGCCACTCGAAGCCCTCACCGACGACCGCAACGCCATTCTCGCCGTGGGGATGAACGGTGACCCGCTTCCGCTCGAGCACGGTTACCCGGTGCGCATGGTTGTTCCCGGTCTCTACGGTTACGTCTCGGCCACCAAGTGGGTGGTTGAACTCACGGTCACCCGCTTCGATCAGGAGCAGGGTTACTGGACTCCGAGAGGCTGGTCGGAACTCGGCCCGGTGAAACTCTCGTCGCGTATTGATGTGCCGCGCGCCGGCGTGCAGGTGGAAGCCGGGCAGGTCGTTGTCGCGGGCGTTGCGTGGTCGCAGTATGTGGGAGTGAGCAGAGTGCAGGTGCAGATCGACGGCGGCGAGTGGAACGATGCCACGCTCGCCGATGCCATCTCTGCCGACACCTGGCGCCAGTGGATGTTCACCTGGCCGGCTGCCGCCGGTGCCCACTCGATTACCGTGCGGGCAACGGATGCGGAGGGTCTCGTTCAGACCTCGGTCACGCGCGCGGTGGCTCCGGACGGCGCAACCGGACTGCACGAGGTCTCTGTGAACGTGACCTAG
- a CDS encoding FAD-dependent oxidoreductase yields MSERTGGGPERIVLVGYGPVGARFVEELLPAVRAGHLTLTVVGAESADAYNRVLIAEYAVGHADRESLEITDTDAARTAGVQFHTGMTVTAINRSRRTVTVGDSTQLPYDRLVLATGARANIPTLDGVTRVRHDKTRPAADATRLDANGASLPRGVTVLRDLDDAQRVLAAVRNEQRIVVLGAGVLGMEIALAAARAGSQACVVYHGEIPMARNLDRGGGTVLARSARRAGVTMVNHSRAESLLFHIDDDGVERFDALICADGKQIHGDLLLLSCGVGARTELAGLAGLDVSTGILVDDQLRSWADPHIYALGDCAHVAPRPGLGASRALPAGGPSGLIGPGWRQADWLAGRFTAELAAEIAAEFGARGELYLGAGLAAGTAAVVMLKAEGVDVVAVGNTMADPWDEKLSDHAAGCGDARLSVSQWSDPEHLRYVKMVTRGGILEGFVCVGMPRTAAELTLLFERGSELPADRSVLLRYDGPDYEPTAGSAFAADATVCWCNGVSVGAIMAAASGGETTVACIGAATRAGTGCGGCRGRIGEVLERFTEAGGPQEVTA; encoded by the coding sequence ATGTCTGAGCGAACGGGCGGCGGCCCCGAACGCATCGTTCTCGTTGGGTACGGCCCGGTAGGCGCCCGATTTGTGGAGGAACTCCTCCCCGCGGTGCGTGCCGGCCACCTGACGCTCACTGTCGTGGGCGCAGAGAGCGCCGATGCCTATAACCGTGTGCTCATTGCGGAATACGCCGTGGGGCACGCCGATCGCGAGAGCCTGGAGATCACCGACACCGACGCGGCACGCACCGCGGGCGTGCAGTTTCACACCGGCATGACCGTTACCGCCATTAACCGAAGCCGCCGCACCGTGACCGTCGGCGACAGCACTCAGCTGCCCTACGACCGTCTCGTGCTGGCCACGGGGGCCCGTGCCAACATCCCCACCCTCGACGGCGTCACGCGCGTGCGGCATGACAAGACCAGGCCGGCAGCGGATGCCACGCGCCTCGACGCCAACGGCGCCTCACTCCCGCGCGGAGTGACGGTGCTGCGTGACCTCGACGATGCCCAGCGCGTGCTCGCGGCCGTGCGGAATGAGCAGCGCATTGTGGTTCTCGGGGCCGGGGTTCTCGGCATGGAGATCGCGCTCGCCGCAGCCCGCGCGGGGAGTCAAGCCTGCGTGGTGTACCACGGGGAGATTCCCATGGCGAGAAATCTGGACCGTGGTGGCGGCACCGTGCTCGCCCGCAGTGCGCGGCGAGCGGGAGTCACCATGGTGAACCATTCTCGGGCCGAGAGCTTGCTCTTTCACATCGACGACGACGGTGTCGAGCGGTTTGACGCCCTGATTTGCGCCGATGGGAAGCAGATTCATGGTGACCTGCTGCTGCTCTCCTGTGGCGTGGGTGCACGAACGGAGCTCGCCGGTCTCGCCGGTCTCGACGTGTCCACCGGAATTCTCGTGGATGATCAGCTGCGCAGCTGGGCTGACCCGCACATTTACGCGCTGGGGGACTGTGCGCACGTGGCCCCGCGGCCCGGTCTCGGCGCGTCCCGGGCACTTCCGGCAGGCGGTCCGTCGGGGTTGATCGGACCCGGGTGGCGTCAGGCCGACTGGCTCGCGGGACGCTTCACGGCCGAGCTTGCGGCCGAGATTGCTGCCGAGTTCGGCGCAAGGGGCGAGCTTTATCTGGGTGCCGGGCTTGCCGCGGGCACTGCCGCGGTCGTCATGCTGAAGGCCGAGGGCGTCGACGTAGTTGCGGTGGGAAATACCATGGCCGACCCCTGGGACGAGAAGCTGAGCGATCATGCGGCGGGCTGCGGGGATGCCCGACTCAGTGTCTCGCAATGGTCAGACCCCGAGCACCTTCGGTATGTGAAAATGGTGACTCGCGGGGGTATCCTCGAGGGTTTTGTGTGCGTGGGGATGCCGCGCACCGCCGCCGAACTCACCCTGCTCTTCGAGCGCGGCAGTGAGCTTCCCGCCGACCGTTCCGTGCTGCTGCGCTATGACGGGCCGGACTACGAACCGACGGCCGGGAGTGCGTTCGCAGCTGATGCCACGGTGTGCTGGTGCAACGGCGTGAGTGTGGGTGCCATCATGGCCGCGGCAAGCGGTGGTGAGACCACGGTGGCGTGCATCGGGGCGGCAACTCGGGCCGGTACCGGGTGTGGCGGCTGCCGGGGCCGTATCGGCGAGGTTCTCGAGCGGTTCACCGAGGCCGGAGGGCCGCAGGAAGTTACTGCCTGA
- a CDS encoding molybdopterin oxidoreductase family protein, with protein MTAPGASTSTGLATHCPYCALQCAMTLTPTDAPTRVVITGREFPTNRGGLCKKGWSAAELIAAPDRLLQPMVRQTDGTFAGSSWSDALDLVAERLRETRSRHGADAVGVFGGGGLTNEKAYQLGKFTRVALGSSRIDYNGRFCMSSAAAAGNRAFGLDRGLPFRVDDLDRADTILILGSNVAQTMPPFIGHLEGARAAGGLIVVDPRRTATARLTDDGAGMHVQPTPGSDLVLLLGLTHIVITEKLTDTAYVAERTTGFDALRRSVSQWWPERVQQQTGVPVWQLRELARRLAASAAARTGTYILTGRGVEQHVDGTDTATAAINLSLVLGLPGTLHSGYGTLTGQGNGQGGREHGQKCDQLPGYRKISDPQARAHVAGVWGIDPDTLPGVGLPAVELLTTLGQPGGVRSLLVHGSNVVVSAPNADRVRTALAALDFLVVADFFFSETAALADVVLPVTQWAEENGTMTSLEGRVLRRRQAVVPPAGVRSELWVWHELARRLEAPSTFSADPSEVFDELCRASQGGPADYSGLSYALLDAELDAEFHVESQPGGAAGAYWPYPVGSTGTPRLFLDRFAHPDGRAHLVAVRAPNRPEVEQRGGALTLITGRLLEHYQSGAQTRRVPELQQAQPNARVQIHPATAHGLGIVDDDWVELSNNRGTVRAQATVTVDIRSDTIFLPFHFAGDQRANLLTDDATDPISGMPEFKKTAVHVRALVEAAAHV; from the coding sequence GTGACCGCTCCTGGCGCTTCCACCTCCACCGGCCTGGCCACGCACTGCCCCTACTGCGCGCTGCAGTGCGCGATGACCCTCACCCCAACGGATGCCCCTACTCGCGTCGTCATCACCGGTCGTGAGTTCCCCACAAATCGCGGTGGTCTCTGCAAAAAGGGCTGGAGTGCAGCCGAGCTCATCGCGGCACCCGATCGGCTCCTGCAGCCCATGGTGCGCCAGACCGACGGCACTTTCGCCGGTTCCTCCTGGTCGGACGCCCTCGACCTCGTGGCCGAGCGGCTGCGTGAGACGCGCAGCCGGCATGGCGCGGACGCCGTGGGGGTCTTCGGTGGTGGGGGACTCACCAACGAGAAGGCGTACCAGCTCGGTAAGTTCACCCGGGTAGCGCTCGGATCAAGCCGCATCGACTACAACGGTCGCTTCTGCATGTCGAGCGCGGCGGCCGCGGGAAACCGGGCCTTTGGCCTCGACCGTGGGCTGCCGTTCCGAGTGGATGATCTTGACCGTGCCGACACGATTCTCATTCTGGGTTCCAACGTGGCCCAGACCATGCCGCCCTTCATCGGGCATCTCGAGGGAGCGCGCGCCGCTGGCGGCCTGATCGTTGTTGACCCGCGGCGCACGGCTACCGCGCGGCTCACCGATGATGGTGCCGGCATGCACGTGCAGCCCACACCGGGAAGTGACCTGGTGCTGCTCCTTGGCCTCACGCATATTGTGATCACCGAAAAACTCACCGACACCGCCTATGTGGCGGAACGCACCACGGGGTTCGATGCCCTGCGTCGGAGTGTGAGCCAGTGGTGGCCAGAACGGGTTCAGCAGCAAACCGGTGTTCCGGTCTGGCAACTACGCGAGCTGGCGCGGCGCCTTGCAGCGAGTGCGGCAGCCCGCACCGGCACCTACATTCTCACCGGGCGCGGCGTCGAGCAGCACGTCGACGGCACCGACACGGCAACGGCGGCAATCAACCTCAGCCTCGTGCTGGGTCTGCCGGGAACCCTGCACTCCGGGTACGGAACCCTCACCGGTCAGGGCAATGGTCAGGGCGGGCGGGAGCACGGTCAGAAGTGCGACCAGCTACCCGGTTACCGCAAGATCAGTGATCCGCAGGCCCGCGCCCACGTGGCCGGGGTGTGGGGCATTGATCCCGACACCCTCCCCGGCGTGGGGCTCCCTGCTGTCGAGTTGCTCACCACTCTGGGACAGCCGGGCGGGGTGCGCAGCCTGCTCGTGCACGGCTCTAACGTGGTCGTGTCTGCCCCGAACGCCGACCGGGTGCGCACTGCTCTGGCGGCACTGGATTTTCTGGTGGTGGCCGATTTCTTTTTCTCCGAAACCGCAGCGCTCGCCGACGTCGTGCTGCCGGTGACGCAGTGGGCGGAGGAGAACGGCACCATGACCTCCCTGGAAGGCCGTGTCCTCCGTCGCCGACAGGCCGTTGTGCCGCCCGCTGGCGTGCGCAGCGAACTCTGGGTATGGCACGAACTTGCTCGCCGCCTGGAGGCGCCGTCAACATTCAGCGCCGATCCCTCGGAGGTTTTCGACGAGCTGTGCCGAGCCAGCCAGGGTGGCCCGGCCGACTACTCCGGACTGAGCTATGCACTACTCGACGCCGAACTCGATGCTGAATTTCACGTTGAATCTCAGCCGGGTGGCGCAGCCGGTGCGTATTGGCCCTACCCCGTTGGCTCCACCGGCACCCCGCGGCTTTTTCTCGACCGATTCGCCCACCCCGACGGCCGCGCTCACCTGGTAGCAGTGCGCGCCCCGAACCGGCCGGAGGTCGAGCAGCGGGGCGGCGCCCTCACGCTTATTACGGGACGCCTGCTGGAGCATTACCAGTCGGGAGCCCAGACTCGCCGGGTGCCCGAACTGCAACAGGCTCAGCCGAACGCTCGAGTGCAGATTCACCCAGCCACTGCGCACGGCCTCGGTATCGTGGACGACGACTGGGTGGAACTCAGTAATAACCGCGGAACCGTGCGTGCTCAGGCCACCGTAACCGTCGACATCCGCTCGGATACCATTTTTCTGCCCTTTCACTTTGCCGGCGATCAGCGGGCGAACCTGCTCACTGACGACGCGACCGACCCGATTTCCGGCATGCCGGAGTTCAAGAAAACGGCGGTGCACGTGCGCGCTCTCGTGGAGGCGGCGGCCCATGTCTGA
- a CDS encoding MFS transporter, protein MSPDALQTAVLVHRPGRWIDNWNPENTAQWENGGKFIASRNLKWSIFAEFLGFVVWQLWSIVVVSLPAAGFTFSTAEIFWLISMPSLVGATLRFPYTFLVPRFGGRNWTIISAGLLLIPSIALGFCVGNPDTPFGVMLFVAALAGFGGGNFASSMSNITYFYPQSQKGYALGLNAAGGNLGASMAQLIVPIVITLGAVGTLNISLAGWFWVPFILVAMWGAWKYMDNLSSAKADFAGSVAALREPHLWILAMLYIGTFGSFIGFASVFPKLIADQFPTYSTFQVASASLSLAFIGALVGSLARPAGGRLADRFGGASVTVVAFGVMAVGALTVTVVLPLGNFWAFLASFVLIFVATGIGNGSTYRMIPSVFSARSGVADAHVNSGDVTTQRKTAAALGLISAIGAYGGFIIPQVLGFSKTTTGDYTSAIYGFAIAYVVLMAVTAFVYLRRGSSVAGQRI, encoded by the coding sequence ATCTCGCCCGACGCGCTGCAGACTGCTGTTCTTGTTCACCGCCCCGGGCGCTGGATCGACAACTGGAACCCCGAGAACACGGCCCAGTGGGAGAACGGTGGAAAGTTCATTGCATCCCGCAACCTCAAGTGGTCTATCTTCGCCGAATTTCTGGGCTTCGTGGTGTGGCAGCTCTGGAGCATCGTGGTCGTGTCGCTGCCAGCGGCGGGCTTCACCTTCTCCACCGCCGAAATCTTCTGGCTCATCTCGATGCCGAGCCTGGTTGGTGCCACCCTGCGTTTTCCGTATACCTTTCTCGTTCCGAGGTTCGGTGGTCGAAACTGGACCATCATCTCTGCCGGGCTGCTTCTTATTCCCTCCATTGCACTGGGATTCTGCGTCGGAAACCCCGACACTCCTTTTGGTGTGATGCTGTTCGTCGCCGCACTTGCGGGCTTTGGTGGCGGTAACTTTGCCAGCTCCATGTCGAATATCACCTACTTCTATCCGCAGAGCCAAAAGGGATATGCCCTCGGATTGAACGCCGCTGGCGGCAACCTCGGTGCCTCGATGGCCCAGCTGATTGTTCCCATCGTCATCACCCTCGGCGCGGTGGGCACGCTCAACATCAGCCTCGCCGGCTGGTTCTGGGTGCCGTTCATCCTCGTCGCCATGTGGGGTGCCTGGAAGTACATGGACAATCTCAGCAGTGCGAAGGCAGACTTCGCCGGCTCGGTAGCCGCGCTCAGGGAACCGCACCTCTGGATTCTCGCGATGCTCTACATCGGAACGTTCGGCTCGTTCATCGGCTTCGCGAGCGTGTTCCCCAAGCTCATTGCCGATCAGTTTCCCACGTACTCCACCTTTCAGGTGGCCTCGGCGTCCCTGTCCCTCGCCTTCATCGGAGCCCTCGTTGGTTCGCTGGCTCGGCCGGCCGGGGGACGCCTCGCTGACCGCTTTGGCGGGGCATCCGTCACCGTGGTGGCTTTTGGGGTGATGGCGGTGGGCGCCCTCACCGTGACCGTGGTGCTGCCGCTCGGGAACTTCTGGGCCTTCCTCGCGAGCTTCGTACTCATCTTCGTGGCCACCGGAATCGGGAACGGTTCCACGTACCGCATGATTCCGAGCGTGTTTTCCGCTCGAAGCGGTGTCGCTGACGCTCACGTCAACTCGGGTGACGTCACAACCCAGCGCAAGACCGCCGCTGCCCTCGGCCTTATTTCCGCAATTGGCGCCTACGGCGGATTCATCATTCCGCAGGTGCTCGGTTTCTCCAAGACCACGACCGGCGACTACACGAGCGCCATCTACGGCTTTGCTATCGCCTACGTTGTGTTGATGGCGGTCACCGCATTCGTCTACCTGCGCCGCGGGTCGTCCGTCGCCGGTCAGCGTATTTAG